In Papaver somniferum cultivar HN1 chromosome 1, ASM357369v1, whole genome shotgun sequence, a genomic segment contains:
- the LOC113360162 gene encoding F-box protein At3g07870-like: MEYFNLLPEEITLDIISRVPAESVLECKLVCTNWRCLVGHPSFSKMHLDHLNHPATDSGELNFIAFTSSDWWTNYNFRYFEYDENHESIERMRIRRLNVKIPFGWGTIFVGSCNGLICCYSSAYIWICNPINREYILLPEINRVGMYYRGNGFDYVSSTNEYKVVTIIFEKETEFTEFMEVHVYTLGSGKGWKNLGKFNLGTRDIWEEVSV; the protein is encoded by the coding sequence ATGGAGTATTTCAATCTTCTACCCGAAGAGATTACACTCGACATTATCAGTAGAGTCCCAGCCGAATCGGTCCTGGAATGCAAATTAGTTTGCACAAATTGGAGATGTCTTGTTGGTCATCCATCATTTTCCAAGATGCACCTAGATCATCTGAATCATCCTGCGACTGATTCTGGTGAGTTAAATTTCATTGCTTTTACTTCTTCTGATTGGTGGACGAATTACAATTTTCGGTATTTTGAATATGATGAGAATCATGAATCAATCGAGAGAATGAGAATTAGAAGGCTTAATGTTAAAATTCCATTTGGGTGGGGTACTATATTCGTTGGGTCGTGTAATGGTTTGATCTGTTGTTATTCAAGTGCGTATATTTGGATTTGTAACCCCATCAACAGAGAGTATATTCTGCTTCCAGAAATTAACAGAGTTGGAATGTATTATAGGGGGAACGGATTTGATTATGTTTCTTCAACCAATGAGTACAAAGTCGTAACAATAATTTTTGAGAAGGAGACCGAGTTTACCGAGTTTATGGAAGTTCATGTATACACTCTAGGGAGTGGAAAAGGATggaaaaatcttggaaagttcAATCTTGGAACCAGGGATATTTGGGAGGAGGTATCTGTTTGA